A single region of the Salvia splendens isolate huo1 chromosome 18, SspV2, whole genome shotgun sequence genome encodes:
- the LOC121777926 gene encoding cysteine-rich receptor-like protein kinase 29, with amino-acid sequence MAQNVDEISTVESLQYAFSTIKAATNNFSDHNKLGQGGFGGVYKGKLPNGQEIAVKRLSMDSGQGDMEFKNEVLLLAKLQHRNLVRLLGFSLEGMEKLLVYEFVQNASLDNFIFDSVRHSELDWDRRYKIIGGIARGILYLHEDSRLRIIHRDLKASNILLDKEMSPKIADFGMARLFGQDETQGNTSQVVGTYGYMPPEYLIHGQFSVKSDVYSFGVLVLEIISGRRNNGFRSGGDSIGDLLSFAWKSWQEGRGEELVDPFLRSGSGSGSTNEMLRCIHIGLLCVQEDAADRPTMASVVLMLSSFSITLNLPSEPEFYADTGERPTMALVVIMLSSASVSLAVPSDPAFYSSGGLYSPTFILQFEGSVPSFCS; translated from the exons ATGGCTCAAA ATGTGGACGAGATTAGCACAGTCGAGTCTCTGCAGTATGCTTTCAGCACAATCAAAGCTGCAACAAATAATTTCTCTGATCATAATAAGTTGGGCCAAGGTGGATTTGGGGGTGTTTACAAG GGGAAACTTCCAAATGGTCAAGAAATTGCAGTAAAAAGACTGTCAATGGATTCTGGGCAAGGCGATATGGAATTCAAAAATGAGGTTCTGTTATTGGCTAAGCTTCAACACAGGAATTTGGTTAGACTATTAGGTTTCTCCTTAGAAGGAATGGAGAAGCTGTTAGTATATGAATTTGTTCAAAACGCAAGCTTGGATAACTTCATATTCG ACTCAGTTAGGCATTCGGAATTGGATTGGGATAGACGCTACAAGATCATAGGAGGTATTGCGAGGGGAATCCTCTACTTGCACGAAGATTCTCGTCTCAGGATCATTCACCGTGATTTAAAGGCTAGTAATATACTTCTAGACAAAGAGATGAGTCCCAAGATTGCCGACTTTGGTATGGCAAGATTATTTGGACAAGATGAAACACAAGGAAATACAAGCCAAGTTGTGGGAACATA CGGTTATATGCCACCGGAGTACCTAATACACGGCCAGTTCTCAGTCAAGTCGGACGTCTACAGCTTTGGAGTATTAGTCCTTGAAATCATCAGCGGCCGCAGAAATAATGGTTTTCGAAGCGGGGGTGACAGCATAGGAGACCTCCTAAGCTTC GCATGGAAAAGTTGGCAAGAGGGAAGaggtgaagaattggtggacCCATTTTTGAGGAGTGGTTCGGGTTCGGGTTCGACAAATGAGATGCTGAGATGCATCCATATTGGTTTGCTGTGTGTACAGGAAGATGCGGCGGATCGACCAACCATGGCCTCAGTGGTGCTTATGTTGAGCAGCTTCTCCATAACCTTAAACTTGCCTTCGGAGCCAGAATTTTACGCCGACACTG GGGAGAGGCCGACTATGGCGTTGGTTGTGATCATGCTGAGCAGCGCATCCGTAAGTCTGGCTGTGCCTTCTGATCCTGCATTTTATTCTTCGGGCGGGCTATACTCCCCGACATTCATACTACAGTTCGAGGGGAGCGTGCCGAGCTTCTGCAGCTGA